Below is a genomic region from Phycisphaerae bacterium.
GCAGCCGCAGGGCACCGTCACCGACAGGGTCACGTTCTTACCTTCACGCCGCCACGAAACCGAAATCAGGCCCGCCGGCGACGGAATCGCGCCGGAGGCGTGATCGAGCCGGCCGATCGACGGTCGGAAGCGAAATCGCCTGAATCCCTCTTCGGTGGGTGAAACTCCCAGCATCCGCGTCGAAAGGGCGAATGCGACGCCGCCGCCTCCGCCGTGAATGGAGACGAAACCCATCCCCTGCTCGTAGCCGGCGTCGCCCCACCCTTCCGGCAGCGTCGGGAAATCGGAGTCGCCCAGGACCGGTGCGTACCGGCGGCTCATGTAGTCGAACGCGTAGGCATCCTCACCGCACGCGCACATCGCCTCAGCCACGTAGAACATGTAGAGCGGCGAGACGGGTGTCATGTCGGCAGCCGGCTGTTTGAGGGTCTCGACGAGTCGGGCCTTCTGGTCCGGATCGGGCACGCCGGCCAGAAGGGCGAAGGCGTTCAGCAGTTCGCTGTAGGTGTCCGCCCGGCCGCGATCGGTATAGAAGTCGGCGAAGAGCCCGCGCTCCGGGTTCCAGAACAACCGCCGGACGGCTGACAGCGTCCGTTCCCGCCGCGCTCGCCACTTCGCTTCGTCAGCTTGGTATCCCAGCCGGCCGGCGCACCAGGCCAGCTCGGCGAGGAACTGGACGTACACCGCGTTGTATCCGAGCATCGCTCCGGAAAGGCCCTGCTCGTTCCACTTGTGGTACAGCGGCCAGTCGAGCCAGTTGATCGGCGGCATGTTGAACAGCAGGCCATCCGAGTCGGTCTGGCGATCGAGCCACTCGGCCGCCCGCAGCAGGACCGGATATTGCGTTTCGAGGAAGCCCGGTTTGGGAAACCACATCTGCCGCCGCACCACCGCCTGCGAATAGAAGACGACGTAGCCCGGAATGGTGGCGTAGGTGGCGGACGTGAACGGCCGCGGATCGCGAGGGAAGCCCCGGTGCTCGCAGTTGGGCAGCATCAGCGGGATCTTGCCGCACGGAAGCTGGGTGCGGGCGGTCAGCCGGAAGTGGGTTTCGGTCGCCGCCAAATCGCCGCAGGAAATGTAGTAGCACAGGTGCGACTGCTCGATCTCGCCCGCCAGGATGTAGTAGGCCCGCTCGCGGACCGGGTCCATGATGTAGGTGTCCTGGAGGTGCATCAGGTTGGTGTTGATCGCCGTATTCCAGAGCCTCGTCAGCGTCGGGTCGGAGCACTCGAAGAAGCCGGTCTGTTTGACCGGGTAGGTGTGGGCGATGCAGTGGCAGCTTCGTACCGATAGCCTGCGTCCGCCCGTGCGAAACACGACGGTCACGTAGCGGAACGCGGTGGCCACGTTCCACGGATGCCACGACTGCCGGCCGTCGGCGGCGACGTATCGGGCGGCGAAGCGGCTCCCGCCTTCGGCGCCCAGGCACCGTCCGTTCTGCAACACGTTGCTGTAGGCGGACTCCACCACGTCGCCGTCCGCACCCTCCAGTTCGATGGCGGGCACGGCGTTGTACGGCCGGCCGAAGTCCAGCACGATGTACGGATCGCCAGCGTCACCGGAGTAGAGCTCGACGTCGCCGGACAGCAGTGAGGCCAGGTTCACGCCCGGCAGTTCGCACGGCGTGTATTCGCTGCCGGCCATGCGCTCAGCCACCGCGACGCTGTCGGAGAGCCCCTGCGGATGGCGGGTGTATCCGGTCTGCACGATCGCGCAGGGTTTGACGACCGTTTCCGCCAGAGGCGGCGTCAGCCGCGGCTCCAGGTATTCCCAGCAGGAGGCATTGTCGAGCAGTTCCCAGCAGTTGCGGACCGAGAGCACGACCGAGTCTTCCCAGCCGCTGTCGTCGAACGCGCGGGCGTGCCAGTCGGCGGGATCGACGCCGCCGCGGTAGCACTCGACGACCAGGCCCTGGGCGCCGTTGACGGGCGGCGCGGAGGTGTCCCATCCTTCGGCCGGACGGGTCTTCCACGATGGGCCGGTAAAGACCCGCTGAATCTCGCCCTTGGCCAGGTGGATGTCGGCCTCGCCCCACAGGCCAGGCCGCTGATCGGCGCAAAAGCAGCCGGGACTGCCGTGCCAGAAGACCATCACGGCGATCGTGTTGTCGCCCGGCTGGAGATGATCGGTCAGGTCGAAGGAGTCGTAGAAACTCCACTGCGGCGTGACGCTGCGGCACGGCCCTCGCCCCAGGTACGTCCCGTTGCAGTAGGCGATGAACTTATCGCCCGCCGTGACCCGAAGCACGGCGCGGCCGGATTGGCCGTCGAGGCGGAAGGTCTTTCGGAACATCCGGTAGAGCGGCTTGCCGGCTGTGGTCTGGCCGGAGGACGACGCCGCCCAGATGAAGCGGCCGCTCCAATGGCCGGGATAGCCGCCGCGGGCTCCTTCCCGTTGATCCGAACCCGGAACGAACACGCAATCGCTGTTGGCTGCTGTCACGGATGATCTCCAGAATGATTCGGGGCGGGTCGCGGCGGGCGACGCTCGCCGATCCGGCCGCTGGCGTGATTCAGATCGGATGGACCTCCGGAAGGGAACGCCTCACTACGCCTCGGCCAGGCCTCGGAGCGTCTCCAGCGAGACCAATTCGATCTCGTTGCCTTCCTCCTGGCGGATCGCCTCCAGTTCGACCAGGCGGGCGAACGTCCGCGAAAGGGTCTCCGGCGTCAGCGCCAGGTACGAAGCCAGATCGCGCTTCTTGATGGGCAGGCGGACGCGGACCGGCGGTTCGGTCTTGCCGTCGGCCAGACCGAGCAGGTAACTGGAGACCCGGCCCAGCGAATCCCGCAGCACGATGTTCTCGAGCGTCCGCATCAACCGGCACAGCCAGGTGGCCATGCCGCGGAGGAACCTGACGCACATCTCGGCATCAGAGCCAAGCAGGGCCAGCAGCTTGTCCGTCGGAAAAAAGACCAGCTCCGACGGTTCCATGGCCACCGCGGAGGCCGGGCAGTCGAACTGCCCAAGCGTTGCGGCCTCGGCGAACGTAGTTCCCGAACCGACGATATGCACGATGAATTCCTTGCCTTCGGGCGAAAGCTGGAAAATCTTCACCTGGCCGGCGGCGACCACGTACATCCCCTTGGACGGCGTGTGCTGATTGTAGAGCAGCTTGCCCTCGGGAACCTGCTGGAGCGAGGCGATCTCGGCCAGCGAGGCGAGCTGGTGCGATTCCAGGCCGGAGAACATGACGGCATCTTTGAGGACCGAAAGGATTCTTTCGCGATCGGCGGACACCTGCATTCCTCCCACGAAAACGTCACACGCCGAGGCCTTCGCCGC
It encodes:
- a CDS encoding Crp/Fnr family transcriptional regulator; this encodes MFSGLESHQLASLAEIASLQQVPEGKLLYNQHTPSKGMYVVAAGQVKIFQLSPEGKEFIVHIVGSGTTFAEAATLGQFDCPASAVAMEPSELVFFPTDKLLALLGSDAEMCVRFLRGMATWLCRLMRTLENIVLRDSLGRVSSYLLGLADGKTEPPVRVRLPIKKRDLASYLALTPETLSRTFARLVELEAIRQEEGNEIELVSLETLRGLAEA